A DNA window from Luteolibacter luteus contains the following coding sequences:
- the rho gene encoding transcription termination factor Rho gives MSHNTPQDTAGYEPAADISSSETKPAAKKAAKKAAKKVAATKKVAAKKTVAKKAAKKAASKPKAEESPAQAVLPLDVPAEKPAAKKAAKKAAKKAAAVEESFSLSAEAASPAPKPVKEAAPVAAAVAEAAPAPRNEASALGGEAKQTFGRVPGGGRVIREGREPREGREPREGREPREPREGREPREGRDENRKQGHQQQRSEGQGQGGGDRTDANRERRKRRRKRRRERDREARQGGEPQGGGGGERQQGRQPRENRQDSGDREPAERPGSFTGPKVEVNGMLELAPKGFGFLRVPSKNFEQARDDVFVSPEMVRRYGLRPGVWIHGLAQEGSRGQQLVELTTINDISPDEAKKLPAFEELKAINPNKRIALETTQQRFTTRVLDIMAPVGRGQRGLIVSPPRSGKTTLLLHIAEAVRELHDESIHLMILLVDERPEEVTEFRRTLPGAEIYASSNDEGARSHCRIAELCIERAKRLVEGGKHVFLLMDSITRLARAYNGGMRQQGRGIGTGGITVGALEVPRRLFAAARNTREAGSLTILATALIQTNSRADEAIFQEFKGTGNMELVLDRKIAENYIYPAVDIFKSGTRREELLLPEHMLHKIHLIRRGLSGHRPVEAMERLLYFLKKFPNNPQMLLEIKG, from the coding sequence ATGAGCCATAATACGCCCCAGGACACCGCCGGCTATGAGCCCGCTGCGGACATCTCGTCCTCCGAAACGAAGCCCGCAGCCAAGAAGGCGGCGAAGAAGGCTGCCAAGAAAGTAGCTGCGACCAAGAAGGTGGCTGCGAAGAAGACGGTAGCCAAAAAGGCAGCGAAGAAGGCGGCGTCCAAGCCAAAGGCCGAAGAGTCTCCCGCGCAGGCTGTCCTGCCACTGGATGTTCCGGCTGAGAAGCCCGCCGCCAAGAAAGCGGCGAAGAAGGCTGCCAAGAAAGCAGCCGCAGTTGAAGAATCCTTTTCCCTTTCCGCAGAAGCCGCGTCACCTGCACCGAAGCCGGTGAAAGAAGCCGCGCCTGTGGCTGCAGCGGTCGCTGAAGCGGCACCTGCGCCGCGGAACGAAGCTTCTGCACTAGGAGGCGAGGCGAAGCAGACTTTCGGCCGGGTGCCCGGTGGTGGTCGCGTGATCCGCGAGGGCCGCGAACCGCGCGAGGGCCGTGAGCCTCGTGAAGGTCGCGAACCACGTGAACCACGTGAGGGTCGTGAGCCACGCGAAGGCCGTGACGAGAATCGGAAGCAAGGTCATCAGCAGCAGCGCTCCGAGGGTCAGGGCCAAGGGGGTGGTGATCGCACCGATGCCAACCGCGAGCGCCGCAAGCGCCGCCGCAAGCGCCGCCGTGAACGTGATCGCGAGGCACGCCAAGGCGGTGAGCCGCAAGGTGGTGGCGGTGGCGAGCGTCAGCAGGGCAGGCAGCCCCGTGAGAACCGTCAGGATAGCGGCGACCGCGAGCCAGCCGAGCGCCCGGGATCTTTCACCGGCCCGAAGGTCGAAGTGAATGGCATGCTGGAACTCGCGCCGAAGGGCTTCGGTTTCCTCCGTGTGCCTTCGAAAAATTTCGAGCAGGCGCGCGATGACGTCTTTGTTTCTCCCGAGATGGTTCGCCGCTATGGCTTGCGTCCGGGCGTGTGGATCCATGGTCTCGCCCAAGAAGGATCACGCGGTCAGCAACTGGTGGAACTGACGACCATCAATGATATTTCCCCGGATGAAGCGAAGAAGCTTCCGGCCTTCGAAGAATTGAAGGCGATCAATCCGAACAAGCGCATCGCCCTTGAGACCACACAGCAGCGTTTTACCACGCGCGTGCTGGACATCATGGCACCGGTGGGACGCGGCCAGCGCGGTCTCATTGTTTCCCCGCCGCGTTCGGGCAAGACGACGCTGTTGCTGCACATCGCGGAAGCGGTGCGCGAGCTGCATGATGAGAGCATTCATCTCATGATCCTGCTGGTCGATGAGCGTCCGGAAGAAGTCACGGAGTTCCGCCGCACGCTTCCCGGGGCGGAGATTTATGCGAGCTCGAATGACGAGGGCGCACGCAGCCACTGTCGCATCGCCGAACTCTGTATCGAGCGCGCGAAGCGCCTGGTGGAAGGCGGCAAGCACGTCTTCCTGCTGATGGACTCCATCACCCGTCTGGCCCGCGCCTACAATGGCGGCATGCGCCAGCAGGGCAGGGGCATCGGTACCGGCGGGATCACCGTGGGTGCACTAGAAGTCCCGCGCCGTCTCTTCGCCGCCGCGCGCAATACGCGTGAGGCTGGCTCGCTGACCATCCTCGCCACTGCGCTGATCCAGACGAACAGCCGTGCGGATGAGGCAATCTTCCAGGAGTTCAAGGGCACCGGTAACATGGAGCTCGTGCTCGATCGCAAGATCGCGGAGAATTACATCTACCCTGCGGTGGATATCTTCAAATCCGGCACGCGCCGTGAGGAACTGCTGCTTCCGGAGCACATGCTTCACAAGATCCACCTGATCCGCCGCGGTCTCTCCGGGCATCGCCCGGTGGAGGCGATGGAGCGCTTGCTCTACTTCCTGAAGAAGTTCCCGAACAATCCGCAGATGCTCCTTGAGATCAAGGGGTGA
- a CDS encoding YebC/PmpR family DNA-binding transcriptional regulator yields the protein MAGHNKWSKVKHIKARVDVIKGRVFSKCAHEIALAARSGGGDINMNARLRAAVDNAKAVSMPKDNIDRAIKKGLGELGGEAIQEVTYEGYGPSGIAFIIEAATDNLNRAAADFRTIFSKNGGSVATPGSVAYQFDRKGEIRVAAAGIDDDRMMEAAILAGADDVQSDESEHIVFTSPIELAAVATELRAAGFTIASEKLVSVPQNPSVVADPEIARQVMKLYDLLDGYDDTLNVFTNFEVADEILEALEA from the coding sequence ATGGCTGGTCACAACAAGTGGTCCAAGGTCAAGCACATCAAGGCACGCGTCGATGTCATCAAGGGCAGGGTGTTCAGTAAATGCGCCCATGAAATCGCCCTCGCAGCCCGCTCCGGCGGTGGTGATATCAACATGAATGCCCGGTTGCGTGCTGCCGTGGACAACGCCAAGGCCGTCTCGATGCCAAAGGATAACATTGATCGCGCGATCAAGAAGGGCCTTGGCGAGCTGGGAGGTGAAGCCATCCAGGAAGTGACTTATGAGGGCTACGGCCCCTCCGGCATCGCCTTCATCATCGAGGCCGCCACCGACAATCTCAACCGAGCCGCGGCGGATTTCCGCACGATCTTTTCGAAGAACGGCGGCAGCGTCGCCACCCCGGGCAGCGTCGCCTATCAGTTCGACCGCAAGGGCGAGATCCGCGTCGCGGCGGCTGGCATCGATGACGACCGCATGATGGAAGCCGCGATCCTCGCCGGTGCGGATGATGTCCAGAGCGACGAGTCCGAACACATCGTCTTTACTTCTCCCATCGAACTTGCGGCCGTGGCGACAGAATTGCGCGCGGCTGGCTTTACCATCGCATCGGAAAAACTCGTTTCCGTTCCCCAAAACCCCTCCGTGGTCGCTGACCCGGAAATCGCCCGGCAGGTGATGAAACTCTACGACCTGCTTGATGGCTACGATGATACCCTGAATGTTTTCACCAATTTCGAAGTGGCCGACGAAATCCTCGAGGCCCTCGAAGCATGA